A window of the Bacteroides thetaiotaomicron VPI-5482 genome harbors these coding sequences:
- a CDS encoding DUF3408 domain-containing protein, with the protein MAKQSGGKPQIDEDFMKEIISQGLPVKKQETPLVTVETPDKPETVNKEEIKAEPKEEKAVKEPARRKKNTPGDYRETYFMRVDLTDRQPLYVSRTTHEKLMKIVTVIGGRKATVSSYVENILLRHFDQFQDEINELYESKFEKPF; encoded by the coding sequence ATGGCAAAGCAAAGCGGCGGGAAACCGCAAATTGACGAGGATTTTATGAAAGAGATTATTTCACAGGGCTTGCCCGTGAAAAAACAGGAAACACCATTGGTAACAGTGGAAACACCGGATAAGCCGGAAACAGTGAATAAGGAAGAAATCAAGGCAGAACCTAAGGAAGAAAAGGCGGTGAAAGAACCTGCCCGCCGGAAAAAGAACACTCCGGGCGATTACCGGGAAACCTATTTCATGCGGGTGGACTTGACCGACCGACAACCGTTATATGTCAGCCGTACCACCCACGAAAAGCTAATGAAGATAGTAACTGTTATTGGCGGACGCAAGGCAACCGTCAGCAGCTATGTAGAAAATATCCTGCTCCGTCATTTCGACCAGTTTCAGGACGAGATAAACGAACTGTACGAAAGCAAATTTGAAAAGCCGTTTTGA
- a CDS encoding ParA family protein: MKKETLYVAFSTQKGGVGKTTFTVLVASYLYYLKGYNVAVVDCDYPQHSISAMRKRDAEQVNGDDYYKQLAFSQFKTLGKKAYPVLCSSPDEAIKTADEFLASAGSDYDVVFFDLPGTVNSEGVINSLSGVDYIFTPIAADRVVLESSLSFAVAINKLLVKNEACRLKGLHLFWNMVDGREKTDLYTLYEQTIGELELPLMKVFIPDTKRFKKELDAQRKTVFRSTLFPADKRLVKGSNIEELITEIAYLIKL; encoded by the coding sequence ATGAAGAAAGAAACCTTGTATGTGGCTTTCTCCACCCAAAAGGGCGGGGTCGGCAAAACAACATTCACCGTTTTGGTAGCAAGTTATCTGTATTATCTCAAAGGGTATAACGTGGCGGTCGTGGATTGCGATTACCCGCAGCACAGTATCAGTGCCATGCGCAAACGGGATGCCGAACAGGTGAACGGTGACGATTATTACAAACAGCTTGCTTTCAGCCAGTTCAAAACACTGGGAAAGAAAGCGTACCCGGTGTTGTGTAGTTCACCGGACGAAGCGATAAAAACGGCGGATGAATTTCTTGCGTCTGCCGGGTCGGATTATGATGTGGTCTTTTTCGACCTGCCCGGAACGGTGAACAGTGAGGGTGTTATCAATTCGCTTTCAGGGGTGGACTACATTTTCACTCCCATAGCCGCCGACCGGGTGGTATTGGAAAGCAGCCTTTCCTTTGCGGTAGCTATCAACAAACTGCTGGTAAAGAATGAAGCGTGCCGACTGAAAGGGCTGCACCTGTTTTGGAACATGGTAGATGGGCGGGAAAAAACAGACCTGTACACCCTGTATGAACAGACCATCGGGGAACTGGAATTACCCCTTATGAAAGTATTTATCCCGGACACCAAAAGGTTTAAAAAGGAACTGGACGCACAACGTAAAACCGTGTTCCGTTCTACGCTGTTCCCGGCGGACAAACGGCTGGTAAAAGGCAGTAACATAGAAGAACTGATAACCGAAATCGCATACCTTATAAAACTGTAA
- the mobA gene encoding conjugal transfer protein MobA: MKQKNENAPRPGGAGRKPKADPAVFRYSISFNAIDHARFLALFDQSGMRTKAHFITARIFGEPFKVIKIDKAAVEYYTRLTALYSQYRGIAVNYNQVVKALNTNFSEKKALAFLYKLEKATIELADLNRQIIELTREFETRWLQR; encoded by the coding sequence ATGAAACAGAAAAATGAAAATGCGCCCCGTCCGGGTGGCGCAGGACGAAAGCCCAAAGCAGACCCGGCAGTGTTCCGGTACTCTATCAGCTTCAATGCGATAGACCACGCCCGCTTTTTGGCATTGTTCGACCAGTCGGGTATGCGCACCAAAGCGCATTTTATCACCGCCCGCATCTTTGGCGAACCGTTCAAAGTGATTAAAATCGACAAGGCGGCGGTAGAATATTATACCCGGCTGACCGCTTTATATTCCCAGTACAGGGGTATAGCCGTGAATTATAATCAGGTGGTAAAGGCTCTCAATACCAATTTTTCGGAGAAGAAAGCACTCGCTTTTCTCTATAAACTGGAAAAGGCAACGATAGAACTTGCCGACCTGAACCGCCAAATTATTGAACTGACCCGTGAATTTGAAACAAGATGGTTGCAAAGATAA
- the mobB gene encoding conjugal transfer protein MobB translates to MVAKISVGSSLFGALSYNQNKVDEEQGKVLLSNRMFESEDGNFSIRRCMECFDMHLPADLKTEKPIIHISLNPHPDDVLSDSQLADIAKEYMDKLGYGNQPYMVYKHEDIARHHIHIVSIRVDDTGKKINDKFEHIRSKQITRELEQKYGLHPAEKKQAADRPELKKVDYRAGDVKHQLSNTVKALASSYRFQSFTEYKALLSIYNVQAEEVKGEVNGKPYNGIVYSATNDKGEKQGNPFKSSSLGKSVGYEAIQRHIKKSTKDIQDKNLKERTRRTVGAVMKSAHSRKELEQELKRKGIDVLFRQNDTGRIYGVTFIDHENRTVLNGSRLGKDFSANVFNDLFSGSRTLSGNSKQETQEQKPEYNPTGHLENTGKAIAGLFSLLSGGNDTPPDNSQVPPPKKKKKKKQRRI, encoded by the coding sequence ATGGTTGCAAAGATAAGCGTAGGCAGTTCCCTGTTCGGTGCACTTTCTTACAACCAAAACAAGGTGGACGAAGAACAGGGAAAGGTACTTTTAAGTAACCGTATGTTTGAAAGTGAGGACGGAAATTTCAGCATCCGGCGTTGTATGGAATGTTTCGATATGCACCTGCCCGCAGACCTGAAAACGGAAAAGCCGATTATCCATATCTCCCTGAACCCGCACCCGGACGATGTACTTTCCGATAGCCAGCTTGCGGATATAGCCAAAGAATATATGGATAAGTTGGGGTACGGCAACCAGCCGTATATGGTTTACAAGCACGAAGATATTGCAAGGCATCATATACATATCGTTTCCATCCGGGTGGATGATACGGGCAAAAAGATAAACGACAAGTTCGAGCATATCCGCAGCAAACAAATCACCCGTGAACTGGAACAGAAGTACGGGCTGCATCCGGCAGAGAAGAAACAGGCAGCCGACCGCCCCGAACTTAAAAAGGTGGACTACCGGGCAGGGGACGTAAAGCACCAGTTATCCAATACGGTGAAAGCCCTTGCCAGCAGCTACCGTTTCCAAAGTTTCACGGAATACAAAGCGTTGCTATCTATATATAATGTACAGGCAGAAGAAGTGAAAGGGGAAGTGAACGGCAAACCCTATAACGGCATTGTCTATTCGGCAACCAATGACAAAGGGGAAAAACAAGGCAACCCGTTCAAATCATCCTCTTTGGGTAAGTCGGTAGGTTACGAAGCCATCCAGCGACACATCAAGAAATCCACAAAAGACATTCAGGACAAGAACCTGAAAGAGCGTACCCGCCGGACGGTCGGCGCAGTGATGAAATCCGCCCATAGCCGTAAGGAACTGGAACAAGAACTGAAAAGGAAAGGTATAGACGTTCTTTTCCGGCAGAACGATACAGGCAGGATATACGGTGTAACATTCATCGACCACGAAAACCGTACCGTCCTGAACGGTTCACGGTTGGGAAAGGACTTTTCCGCCAATGTGTTCAACGACCTGTTTTCCGGCTCCCGTACTTTGTCGGGAAACAGCAAACAGGAAACGCAGGAACAAAAACCGGAATATAACCCGACCGGACATCTTGAAAATACAGGAAAAGCCATTGCGGGACTGTTCAGCCTTTTATCCGGTGGGAATGATACGCCACCTGATAACAGCCAAGTTCCACCACCCAAGAAGAAAAAGAAGAAGAAACAAAGACGTATTTAA